The DNA window GCCACCTCGACGGCGGTGAAGCTGCCGTCTTTCACGCCGTCGCGAATGGCGGCAACGCCCAGTTCTGTCAGTTCGCTCATTATTCGATCACCTTCGGCACGCCGAAAAAGCCCTCTTCGCTCACCGGCGCATTGGCCAGCACCTCGGCGCGTTTCTGCCCATCGGTCACCGCATCCTCGCGCAGGCGCAGATGATTGGGGATCACCGCCGTCATCGGCTCGACGCCGCTGGTATCGACTTCGCCGAGCTGTTCGACGAAACCAAGGATGTTGTTGAGTTCGGGCTCCAGCGCCCGGGCTTCGTCCTCGCTGATAGCGATCCGCGCGAGGCGGGCGATCTTCAGGACGGTCTGCGTATCGACTGACATGCTGCGCGCGCTAACACCCCCGTGGGGGGGCATCAAGATATTAGGGCGAAGGATGGCGATCTGAGCGTGGCCGAAATGCGCCACTCTTCAACGCATATTCATGCGCGCGCGCTACCGGGATGACATTCGCGCCGCGGCCTTTATGTGTCCGGCAAACAGAATCTCCCGCGGAAGTCCTCAACCTTGGCTCGCAAGTTCCTGTATTTCATCGCGATCTGCATCGTGCTCGTTCTCGGTGCTGGCCTGGCCTGGTCCCAGTTCGGGGACCGTTTCCTGCGATATGCGAGCGTGCCCGATGTGGCATTCGTGAAGCAGGAGAAGCTCGCACAAAATGTCTATGACGATCCGGCTATGTGGTTCGCCCGCCCCGGCCGCCGCAAATCGGTGGTGAATTGGCTGCCCCCCGGCATCCAGCCTCAGGGCAAGGGCGATGCGGCGATCTTCTTCATTCACCCCACCAGCTACCTCGCCAAGGACCATTGGAACGCCCCGCTGGACGATGAGGAATCGCAGCGCCGGGCGGGGCTGTTCCTGCAGGGCATGGCATCCGCCTTCAATGCCGCCGGGGAAATCTGGGCACCGCGCTACCGCCAGGCCGCCTTCGGCGCGTTCCTGACCGACAAGCCGGAAGGGCAGATGGCGCTCGACGCCGCCTATCAGGATGTCGATCAGGCGTTCGACGCCTTTCTGGAGGGTATCGGGCCGGATCAGCCGATCGTGCTTGCCGGGCACAGCCAGGGCGCGCTTCATCTGGAACATCTGCTGCGCGATCGCATTGCCGGCACCCCGCTCGCGAAGCGAGTCGTCGCGGCTTATGTCGTCGGCTGGCCGATCAGCGAGACGACCGATCTTCCCTCGCTCGGCCTGCCTCAGTGCGAGGCCCCGGACCAGCCGGGCTGCATCCTCAGCTGGCTGAGCTATGCCGAACCCGCCGACTTCAGCTTCATCGAAAAAGCTTATAACGGCACCACCGGTTTCGACGGAGCGAGCCGCAACGGTACGCCGATCCTGTGCACCAACCCCCTCACCGGCACTGCCGATGGCGATGCGCCGATCGAGGCCAATCTCGGCACGCTCGTGCCCAATGACGATCTGACCGCGGGTGAGCTGGTGCCCGCCTCGGTGCCTGCACGCTGCGATCCGAAGGGTTTCCTCCTAATCGGCGATCCGCCACAACTCGGCCCCTATGTGCTGCCGGGGAACAACTACCATGTGTATGATTACCCGCTGTTCTGGGCCAATGTGCGCGCCGACGTGGGAAGGCGCCTCGATGCCTATGAGTCGCAGTGAGCGAGGGTGAACGCGGCGCAATCGTCGAGACGGCGGCGGGCATGCGTGCGCTGCTGCCAAGCGGCGGCGCGCTGATCGGGCTGGACCTTGGCACGAAGACCATCGGCACCGCCTTCTGCGATGCCGGCTGGAGCTTCGCGACGCCCGCCACCACCATCAAGCGGCGCAAATTCCTGGCGGACCGCGAAGAGCTACGCACCGCCATTGCCTCCCGAAACGTGCGCGGGATTGTCCTCGGCCTGCCGCGCAATCTTGACGGCAGCGAAGGTCCGCGCGCCCAGTCGACCCGCGCCTTCGCACGCAATATCGCCGATCTCGGCCTGCCGATTCTACTCTGGGACGAGCGCTGGAGCACGCAGGCGGTGGAACGCTCAATGATTGAACAGGATGTGAGCCGCGGAAAACGCGCAGAACGGATCGATTCGGCCGCTGCGGCCTATATCCTGCAAGGGGCGATCGACGCGTTGATGCTGGGCTGATCGGCCTGCGGTCAGACCCTTTTTGATCAGATGGCCGGCGATATCCGAATACCAAAAGTTTACGATCTGAATTCATAGCAGATCAGCTATGAAGATGAAGATCGCCATCGATGACCTGAGTGTGGGAATGTACCTGCATTCCATCGAAGGGTCCTGGTTCGCCCATCCCTTCTGGCGTCGCCGTTTCCTCGTAACGGAAGAAGCCGAGATCGAAACGCTACGAGCAGCGGATATCCGGGAAGTCTATATCGACTGCTCCAAAGGCCGCGCCCCCGAAACCCGCCGCAAACTGCCGGCCGCATCGTCCCGCGATCCACAGGCCCCGACGATCGCCCGCATGCCGACGCCTATGCCGTCATCGGGCAGCCCACGCGAACGGGCCGAGCTAGTTCTCAACCGTTCCAAAACGGTAATGCGCGCCGTTTTCGATCGCTCACGCCTGGGCCAAATCGTCCACGCGACCGATGTCGACTCCGTGGTCGATGAAATCACGGAGTCGATGGATTCAAACCAGAAGGCGCTGACCGGCCTCCTGCGGCTCAAGAACAAGGACGAATATACCTACGTCCATTCGATTGCCGTCTGCGCCCTGATGATCGGTCTTGCCCGCCACATCGGTGAAAGCGAGCAGCGCGTTCGCGAAATCGGTATGGCCGGGCTGCTGCACGACATTGGCAAGCTGACCATTTCGCAGGAGATCCTGAACAAGCCGGGTCGATTGAGCGAGGACGAATTCCGCCAGGTCATCAAGCATGCCGAGCGCGGCGCGGACATCATCAGCCAGGGCGAAGGCATTCCCGACGTGGCGATCGAGGTATGCCGCCACCATCATGAGAAATTCGACGGCACCGGCTATCCGGACCGGCTTGCAGGGACCGAGATTTCGCTGGAGTCGCGCATGGCCGCATTGTGCGATGTGTACGATGCGCTAACGTCCGAGCGGGCTTACAAGGCTGCTGCGTCCCCCGTCGAGGCGCTGACCATCATGCATGGGCTTACCGGCCATTTCGATCCGAAGCTGCTTTTCACTTTCTGCCAGTCTCTCGGAATTTTTCCGACCGGCCTGTTGTGCCGCACCAACAGCAATTTCCTGGGCTTGATCGTCTCGCCGCGTGCGCGGGAGACGCTTTGCCGCCTTCGGCTGTTCTACGATCTGAGCCGCGATCAGATCGTTACTCCGCGCGATGTCGTGATTGCCGGGAGCAATCTCGATCGGCCGATCGAAGAAGCGCAACCCTCCGATTACGACATTTATGACTGGGATCGCCTTTCGGACTATCTACTGGACCGCGGCGACGCAGCCGATCGCGCTATTCTGAAGCGTTACTGGAGAGGCGCAGAACCGGTTGTCGAAGCGGCTGAACCGGCGGAACAGCCGGTTGCGAGCGGCCCGGCAGCCTCGACCTGGCAACCGGTTAGCCTGAGCTGACCGCTATCAGACAGGCAGCCGGGTATCGCAATTTTCAGTTCCGGCTCTGTCGGCTGGGCGAGCGGCGATACGATGCGGGCGATTGAATCTATTCTGCTGATTGCGCAATCGGGCTGGTTCTGGGGCGCCCTCTTCGCGGTCAATCTGCTGACTTTCATGACATACGGAATGGACAAGGCACGTGCGCGCAGCGGGGCATGGCGAACGTCCGAGGCGAACCTCCTGCTCCTCGCCATGATCGGCGGAACACCAGCGGCTTACGCGGCCTGCCACTATTTCCGGCACAAGACCGCCAAGAAGAGCTTCCAGAATGAGCTATTTCTGGTGGCGCTCGTCCAGGCGATCATCGTCGGTATGCTGCTGGCTTTTGCGGTCTAGAGAATTCGGCCAATCCGGGGCGTTTTTCCGGTGATATTACCGACCCGCAGCGGCGCGGAGAAGTGCTGCCTAGCCGCCACATGCTTGCCGCTGTCAGCCCTCATCGCTAGGAACTGCCGCTTGATGACAGCATCCGATACAGCCAGCCGCTATCCTTCGGGCAGCGCCGCCTTTCCGCACGCGAATCTCCTCGGGATCGCAGGCCTGCAACCATGGGAAATCCTGTTCCTGCTCGACGAGGCAGAGCAGTGGGTGACGATGAACCGTCAGGCATCCAAGCATGACGATCGGCTGGCGGGTCTGACGCTGATCAACGCATTTTTCGAAAACTCCACGCGCACGCTGCTGAGCTTCGAGATTGCGGGAAAGCGCCTGGGCGCGGACGTAGTCAACATGCACGCCGCCCAATCCAGCGTGAAGAAGGGTGAAACGCTGATCGACACCGCGGTGACGCTGAATGCCATGCGCGCGGACGCCATCGTGATCCGCCATGCCAGTTCCGGCGCGGTGCAACTGATCAGCGACAAGGTGGACTGCCCGGTGCTGAACGCAGGAGATGGCAGCCATGAACATCCCACCCAAGCGCTGCTCGACGCGCTGACGATCCGGCGTCGCAAGGGTGACATATCGGGTCTGCGCGTCACCATCTGCGGCGATGTGCTGCACAGCCGCGTCGCGCGATCGAACATGATCTGCCTCGGCACGCTCGGCGCGGAAGTGCGCGTGGCCGCGCCCCCTGCCCTGCTGCCGACGGGGCTCGATGCGCTGAACGTCACCGGCTTCACCGATTTCGATGCCGCACTGGACGGCGCCGACGTGGTGATGATGCTGCGTTTGCAGAATGAGCGGATGGCGGGGCCGTTCATCCCCAGCCCACGCGAATATGCCTATCTCTACGGCCTCGACGAACGAAGGCTCAAGCTGGCCGCGCCGGATGCGCTGGTGATGCACCCCGGCCCGATGAACCGCGGCGTGGAAATCGTTTCGACCATTGCCGACGATCCCGATCGTTCGGCGATTACCGAGCAGGTGGAAATGGGCGTGGCCATGCGCATGGCCTGCCTCGACGTTCTGACGCGCCGGGCGCGCAAGGTGGAGGGCTGGGCATGAACCTCTCGATCACCGGCGGCAAGGCGCTGCTTCCCGGCGCAAGCGAACCAAAGGACGTCGCGGTCCATGTTGCGGAGGGGCGGATCGTGGATGCTGTCTCGGCGGAGGCTGAAACGCTGGACGCGAAGGGTCTGATCGTAGCGCCCGGCATCGTCGATCTGGGTGTGTTCGCGACCGACAAGCCGGCCTTCCATTTCGGCGGCGTCACCCGCGCCGCGCTGATGCCGGATCGCACGCCGCCGCTGGATGATCCGGGCGCGGTGCGCTCTGCCACCCGCTCCGGCAAGCCGGATTTCTGGGTCCACCCGCTTGCCGCCGCGACCAAGAATTTGGCGGGCACAGAACTCGCCGAATATGCGCTGATGCGCGAGGCAGGCGCGCGCGGCGTCGCCACCGGGCGGCGCTGGATCGCCGACAGCGGCGTCATGCTGCGCGTGATGAGCTATGCCGCCGCGCTCGACCTTCCCGTCTTCGTGCATAGCGAAGATGGCGGGCTGGCCGGCAATGCCGTTGCCACCGCGGGCGAGACTGCGACACGGCTCGGCCTGCCGCAAGCCCCCTCAGCCGCCGAAGCGCTGGCGATCGCGCGCGATCTGATGCTGGCGGAAGAAAGCGGCGCGCATGTGCATTTCCGGCAGGTTACGACGGCACGCGGGCTCGATCTGATCCGCGATGCCAAGGCGCGTGGGCTGCGCGTCACCTGCGGCATTACGCCCGCGCATCTGTTCCTCTCGGATATTGCGGTGACCGGCTTCCTCACCTTTGCCCGCCTAGCCCCTCCCCTACGCGGCGAAGAGGATCGCCAGGCCTGTCTCGACGCGGTCGCGGACGGGACGATCGACGTGATCGCGTCAGGCCATGATCCGCGCGGTGAGGAGGACAAGCGCCTTCCCTTCGCCGATGCCGCACCGGGCATGGCGGGCGCCGAAACGTTGCTGGCCATGTCGCTCAATCTGGTGCGCGACGGGCGGATCACGATGGGGCGCCTGTTCGAACTGCTCAGCGCCAATCCCGCGCGCATTCTCGGTGCGCCCGCCGGACGCATCGAGGCGGGGCTGGAGGCGGACCTGATCCTGTTCGATCCGGACGCGCCCTGGCAGGTCAGTTCGTCCAAAATGGCGGCGCAGGCCGGCAACACGCCGTTCGACGGTCTGCCGGTTCAGGGGCGCGTACGCCGCCTGATCAAGGGCGGCACGCTCATCAAATAAAGCGGGCGAACCGCCTCAGCGCGATGCGAGCACCCGTCCGGTCATGGTTCCGGCGGCATATTGCACCGCGCCGCCCCCGCGCATGTTGCGTACGATGCAGCGGCCACCTTCGGACTTCAGCGAGGTGCAGAACTTCTGCGCGCTGGCCGCATCGTCGAAGCCCATCGCGGCAAGGCGATAAAGCGTCTTTCCGCCCGCGGCGATCTTTGCGCTGGCGCTGGAATAGCCCTTCAGTGCCGGATAGCGCCGCTGGTAGATCTCCCAAGCCTTGGCCGCATTGGCAGGCGAAGAGAATGCGCCGATCTGCACGAGATGCGATCCGCGAAGACCCGTTTGCGGCGCACTGGAACGCGCGGCGATGCCGGGCTTACTCGAGGCAGCGGCCAGTTTGACGGGGGCTGGCGAAGGCTTGGCAATGGGCGCTGCTTTGGCGGGCGCGGCAGGTGCCTTGATCACGGGCGCAGCGGCAGCTGTCCTGACCGGCCGATCGGCGACCGGCTGGCGCGGTTCGGGCGCGGCGCGCGACGATGCAGGAGAGACCGACACGTCACTCTCTTGCGCGGCGAAAATCTGCTTTCCGCCCTGCGCCGGCGCCGGGCCGACTGCGGGGAGCGGTTCATCGCCGCGCGGAATGGCGACCGACGCCACCATCTCCGCCTGCGGCTGGTTGCTGAAATCGAGTGCGAGACCGATCGGGCGGCCGGCATCGGCCACCGGCGCAACGCCGAGAAGTCCGGCGACACGCGTCTGGTAGGCCCCAGGGCGGGCCATCTGCGCCCAGCTGGCGATACGCTTTTCCACCTGATCGGCGCTCATATCCTGCGCGGCCATGATCCGCGCTTCGCGCCAACGCCCGTCCAGCGCATAAGCGAGCGCAAGGTTCTGGCGCGTCTTGGCGCTGGAGGCATCGGTCCGAATCGCGGTGGTCAGCACCTCGACGGCGCGTTTGCTGTCTCCGGCCAGCGCGAGAGCAAGGCCGTAATCGGCATCCGGCAGCACAGCCCGGTTCTGATCGAGCGTCTGACGCGCTGCGCCCACTTGGCCGCGCGCGGTCTGCGTGAGCGCCAGGCCGATCACGGAGCGCGGGTCGCTCTGCCCCAGGGTCATCGCCTCGCGAAAGCTGTCGCCCGCGGAGTCGAAGCGCCCGGCGGCCAGATAGGCCTGGCCAAGCAGGCTGCGCAGCTGCGGATTGTCGGGGTCGGTCAGCACCGCTGCTTCGGCATAGTCGATGGCGTCATCATTATGACCCTTGGACAGTGCTTTTTCAGCCCTCGCCTGCGCCTTCGCGGCGTTCTTGGCGGGGCGAGGCGCATCCGATGCAGCCGAAAGCTGGCCGGGCGTCACCGTCGAACAGCCCACCGTCGTTAGCGCAAACAGCGCCCCCGATGTGGCCAATCGAACGAAAATAGAGGCTTTCATGATGCGATCCTGTCTCGGTTTCATGAAGAACGTGAGGGCATGTGGCGCGCCATGTCGCCCAGTTCGGGCATTCCGGCGAGGAGATCGTCCAGCGCGCCGGTGACAAGCTTTTGCGCGCTGACATTGCGCACCGCGCAGGCCAGTCGCAGCTTGAGATGACGTTCCTGATCCAGCCGCAGCGTGAAGGCCGTTTTGTCCTTCGCAGCAATTTTCGCCTTCTTCGGGCTGGCGGGTTTAGGAGAGGGTTTGGGGGCCGGAAGCGGCGCGGCCTCCGGCTCAACGGCACGCGGTTTCACGGCGAGGATCGAGCGCGGCTGCTCTTCAGGTTCCGGCTCCGTCTCTACCGTCGGAGCTGCATCTTCATCTTCGGCTAGCCCGAAGGAATGGCCGTTCAGCGGATGATCGGCTTCCAGCTTGCTCGCTGCTTCTTCCAGTTCCTCATCCGACGGCAGGGCATGCGCGTTCAGGCGTTCGGACTGCTCGGCGATGCGCGCCCGGCTTGCCGGATCGGTATCGGGAATAGCGCCCATCAGGGGATTGTGGCGATAACGGCCATCATCGCCGGTCTCTGCTTCCGGATCGGGATCGACATCATAGCCCATGTCATTCCAGCCCAGATCGTCATGATCAAAGGCGGACGGATGGCTGGTCGGTACCGGGCGGCGCATGGCCGGTTTGGCCGCGCCCTTGCGCGCGAGCAGACCGGACGAGAGCGATGCGAAGGATTTGGCTTCACCCATGGACGCGCCCCCTCAGCTTCCGACCACGCGGCGGCCGAAACCGCCCATCGGGCGGGCGGCGATCGTGTGCTGGCTGGTTGCGGCAGGCGCGGAAAATACGGTGCGGCGAAAATTCTTTTCCAGCCGATCGGACATATAATCCCACAGCTGGGACACTTCGGCCGCGCTGCGGCCATTGGGATCGACCTCCATCACCGTGCGGCCATCGATCATCGAGGCGGCAAAGTCGGTGCGGTGATGCAGCGTTACAGGCGCCACCGTGCCATGCTGTGACAGCGCCACGGCGGCTTCGGAGGTAATCTTGGCCTTGGGCGTGGCGGCGTTGACCACGAAGATCAGCGGCTTGCCCGCACGCTCACACAAATCGACGGTGGCACCCACGGCGCGCAGA is part of the Novosphingopyxis iocasae genome and encodes:
- the gatC gene encoding Asp-tRNA(Asn)/Glu-tRNA(Gln) amidotransferase subunit GatC encodes the protein MSVDTQTVLKIARLARIAISEDEARALEPELNNILGFVEQLGEVDTSGVEPMTAVIPNHLRLREDAVTDGQKRAEVLANAPVSEEGFFGVPKVIE
- a CDS encoding DUF3089 domain-containing protein, encoding MARKFLYFIAICIVLVLGAGLAWSQFGDRFLRYASVPDVAFVKQEKLAQNVYDDPAMWFARPGRRKSVVNWLPPGIQPQGKGDAAIFFIHPTSYLAKDHWNAPLDDEESQRRAGLFLQGMASAFNAAGEIWAPRYRQAAFGAFLTDKPEGQMALDAAYQDVDQAFDAFLEGIGPDQPIVLAGHSQGALHLEHLLRDRIAGTPLAKRVVAAYVVGWPISETTDLPSLGLPQCEAPDQPGCILSWLSYAEPADFSFIEKAYNGTTGFDGASRNGTPILCTNPLTGTADGDAPIEANLGTLVPNDDLTAGELVPASVPARCDPKGFLLIGDPPQLGPYVLPGNNYHVYDYPLFWANVRADVGRRLDAYESQ
- the ruvX gene encoding Holliday junction resolvase RuvX, translated to MRALLPSGGALIGLDLGTKTIGTAFCDAGWSFATPATTIKRRKFLADREELRTAIASRNVRGIVLGLPRNLDGSEGPRAQSTRAFARNIADLGLPILLWDERWSTQAVERSMIEQDVSRGKRAERIDSAAAAYILQGAIDALMLG
- a CDS encoding HD-GYP domain-containing protein; amino-acid sequence: MKMKIAIDDLSVGMYLHSIEGSWFAHPFWRRRFLVTEEAEIETLRAADIREVYIDCSKGRAPETRRKLPAASSRDPQAPTIARMPTPMPSSGSPRERAELVLNRSKTVMRAVFDRSRLGQIVHATDVDSVVDEITESMDSNQKALTGLLRLKNKDEYTYVHSIAVCALMIGLARHIGESEQRVREIGMAGLLHDIGKLTISQEILNKPGRLSEDEFRQVIKHAERGADIISQGEGIPDVAIEVCRHHHEKFDGTGYPDRLAGTEISLESRMAALCDVYDALTSERAYKAAASPVEALTIMHGLTGHFDPKLLFTFCQSLGIFPTGLLCRTNSNFLGLIVSPRARETLCRLRLFYDLSRDQIVTPRDVVIAGSNLDRPIEEAQPSDYDIYDWDRLSDYLLDRGDAADRAILKRYWRGAEPVVEAAEPAEQPVASGPAASTWQPVSLS
- a CDS encoding DUF1294 domain-containing protein; the protein is MRAIESILLIAQSGWFWGALFAVNLLTFMTYGMDKARARSGAWRTSEANLLLLAMIGGTPAAYAACHYFRHKTAKKSFQNELFLVALVQAIIVGMLLAFAV
- a CDS encoding aspartate carbamoyltransferase catalytic subunit; amino-acid sequence: MTASDTASRYPSGSAAFPHANLLGIAGLQPWEILFLLDEAEQWVTMNRQASKHDDRLAGLTLINAFFENSTRTLLSFEIAGKRLGADVVNMHAAQSSVKKGETLIDTAVTLNAMRADAIVIRHASSGAVQLISDKVDCPVLNAGDGSHEHPTQALLDALTIRRRKGDISGLRVTICGDVLHSRVARSNMICLGTLGAEVRVAAPPALLPTGLDALNVTGFTDFDAALDGADVVMMLRLQNERMAGPFIPSPREYAYLYGLDERRLKLAAPDALVMHPGPMNRGVEIVSTIADDPDRSAITEQVEMGVAMRMACLDVLTRRARKVEGWA
- a CDS encoding dihydroorotase, producing the protein MNLSITGGKALLPGASEPKDVAVHVAEGRIVDAVSAEAETLDAKGLIVAPGIVDLGVFATDKPAFHFGGVTRAALMPDRTPPLDDPGAVRSATRSGKPDFWVHPLAAATKNLAGTELAEYALMREAGARGVATGRRWIADSGVMLRVMSYAAALDLPVFVHSEDGGLAGNAVATAGETATRLGLPQAPSAAEALAIARDLMLAEESGAHVHFRQVTTARGLDLIRDAKARGLRVTCGITPAHLFLSDIAVTGFLTFARLAPPLRGEEDRQACLDAVADGTIDVIASGHDPRGEEDKRLPFADAAPGMAGAETLLAMSLNLVRDGRITMGRLFELLSANPARILGAPAGRIEAGLEADLILFDPDAPWQVSSSKMAAQAGNTPFDGLPVQGRVRRLIKGGTLIK
- a CDS encoding SPOR domain-containing protein, whose amino-acid sequence is MKASIFVRLATSGALFALTTVGCSTVTPGQLSAASDAPRPAKNAAKAQARAEKALSKGHNDDAIDYAEAAVLTDPDNPQLRSLLGQAYLAAGRFDSAGDSFREAMTLGQSDPRSVIGLALTQTARGQVGAARQTLDQNRAVLPDADYGLALALAGDSKRAVEVLTTAIRTDASSAKTRQNLALAYALDGRWREARIMAAQDMSADQVEKRIASWAQMARPGAYQTRVAGLLGVAPVADAGRPIGLALDFSNQPQAEMVASVAIPRGDEPLPAVGPAPAQGGKQIFAAQESDVSVSPASSRAAPEPRQPVADRPVRTAAAAPVIKAPAAPAKAAPIAKPSPAPVKLAAASSKPGIAARSSAPQTGLRGSHLVQIGAFSSPANAAKAWEIYQRRYPALKGYSSASAKIAAGGKTLYRLAAMGFDDAASAQKFCTSLKSEGGRCIVRNMRGGGAVQYAAGTMTGRVLASR
- a CDS encoding ParA family protein; translation: MRVLALASQKGGSGKTTLSGHLAVQAQLAGAGPVVLIDIDPQGSLADWWNERDPEFPAFAQTTVARLATDLAILRQQGFKLAVIDTPPAITMAIQSVISVAELIVVPTRPSPHDLRAVGATVDLCERAGKPLIFVVNAATPKAKITSEAAVALSQHGTVAPVTLHHRTDFAASMIDGRTVMEVDPNGRSAAEVSQLWDYMSDRLEKNFRRTVFSAPAATSQHTIAARPMGGFGRRVVGS